The following are from one region of the Methanofollis sp. genome:
- a CDS encoding GNAT family N-acetyltransferase, with product MVAGERAGANLRRAVMTDAGIIAAYNIVMAEETEGKALDPATVLAGVEALLADPAKGFYLVAEMEGRVVGQAMVTYEWSDWWNGSFWWVQSVYVHPDVRRQGIFSGIFREIERGARKLPGVVGLRLYVDAENLRAQEAYRRLGMDESNYLMFERGF from the coding sequence ATGGTGGCCGGAGAAAGGGCCGGCGCCAACCTCCGGAGGGCGGTCATGACCGATGCCGGCATCATCGCCGCATACAATATCGTCATGGCAGAGGAGACCGAAGGGAAGGCCCTCGACCCGGCGACGGTCCTGGCGGGCGTCGAGGCACTGCTCGCCGACCCGGCAAAGGGCTTCTACCTCGTCGCCGAGATGGAGGGCCGTGTCGTCGGGCAGGCAATGGTCACCTACGAATGGAGCGACTGGTGGAATGGCTCTTTCTGGTGGGTCCAGAGCGTCTATGTCCATCCCGACGTCAGGCGTCAGGGGATCTTCTCCGGGATCTTCCGGGAGATCGAGAGGGGGGCACGGAAACTGCCCGGCGTTGTCGGCCTCCGCCTGTACGTCGATGCGGAAAACCTGCGGGCTCAGGAGGCCTACCGGCGCCTCGGGATGGATGAGTCGAACTACCTGATGTTCGAAAGGGGGTTTTGA
- a CDS encoding GyrI-like domain-containing protein yields the protein MEEITLVDVEPQHVVGIRKRGKYEEIPDMIRTVYEYVLSQGAASPGCPIFVMHETSEEEAVKADLEGAADIEITVPVTERLAPAGGIACYELPGGRMARVVHRGPYQECGPTYERLFAWLAKNGLEITGPIREVYLNDPREVPEAEILTEIFVLVA from the coding sequence ATGGAAGAGATTACTCTTGTCGATGTCGAACCACAGCATGTCGTCGGCATACGGAAACGCGGGAAGTACGAAGAGATTCCCGACATGATCCGGACCGTGTACGAATATGTCCTATCGCAGGGCGCCGCATCCCCGGGTTGCCCGATCTTTGTCATGCATGAGACGAGCGAAGAGGAGGCGGTGAAGGCCGATCTCGAAGGTGCCGCCGATATCGAGATCACCGTGCCTGTTACGGAACGACTTGCCCCCGCTGGCGGCATCGCCTGCTACGAGCTTCCGGGAGGCAGGATGGCGCGTGTCGTCCACAGGGGACCGTACCAGGAGTGCGGGCCGACCTATGAGAGACTCTTTGCATGGCTTGCCAAAAATGGGCTGGAGATCACCGGCCCTATCAGGGAGGTCTACCTGAACGACCCGCGTGAGGTTCCCGAAGCGGAGATCCTCACCGAGATCTTTGTGCTGGTGGCCTGA
- a CDS encoding cupin domain-containing protein yields the protein MGDEKRAELKGMVLRLKDLVEYQDGTVASRMLVNRPAGSITLFSFDEDEGLSEHTAPYDAVVTILDGECEVWLAGETHQMKEDDTIIFPANAPHALSAVTRFKMMLTMIRE from the coding sequence ATGGGCGACGAAAAACGTGCCGAACTGAAAGGGATGGTTCTCCGCCTCAAAGACCTCGTCGAGTACCAGGACGGGACAGTGGCAAGCCGGATGCTCGTCAACAGGCCGGCAGGGAGCATCACCCTCTTCTCCTTCGACGAGGACGAGGGCCTCTCCGAGCACACGGCGCCGTACGACGCGGTGGTGACCATTCTCGACGGGGAGTGTGAGGTCTGGCTCGCGGGGGAGACCCACCAGATGAAGGAGGACGATACGATCATCTTCCCGGCGAACGCCCCCCATGCCCTCTCCGCGGTGACGCGGTTCAAGATGATGCTGACCATGATCAGGGAGTGA
- a CDS encoding NAC family transcription factor, translating into MPDEGRYCTICGGVVPEGPEIRTILVDGKATGIDQLDRILCDVLDLHLTAEGEVREELLTRVKAFNYIPTKKTDAYADALMAEYRQASAGRK; encoded by the coding sequence ATGCCGGACGAAGGGAGATACTGCACCATCTGCGGCGGCGTCGTGCCCGAGGGTCCGGAGATCAGGACGATCCTGGTCGACGGCAAGGCGACCGGGATCGACCAGCTCGACCGGATCCTCTGCGATGTCCTCGACCTGCACCTCACAGCCGAGGGAGAGGTCAGGGAAGAACTCCTGACGAGGGTGAAGGCCTTCAACTATATCCCGACAAAGAAGACCGACGCCTACGCCGACGCGCTGATGGCAGAATACAGGCAGGCATCAGCCGGGCGGAAATAA
- a CDS encoding MerR family transcriptional regulator — ALLVPGAKDQITGYRNYTIGQLEAAVRIRTLAGLGFSLEEMKIIIDGDDGVDVVERRLAAVRQEMAHLKKIEEVLRVRPSLQELFAMSLSEPVIKEIPAVRVISKRERGSYEDVCHRLIEELMATIFSPENRRNGVRITGPVMMLCHDEEYRETDADIEVAVPVAGRVSVGEGVEVKTLPPVQVVSVLSTGPYYSLNLAYGRILEYAAAHGLALRGPDRELYYNSPHEVPPEELRTEVQYPVVRAD, encoded by the coding sequence AGGCCCTCCTGGTGCCCGGGGCAAAGGACCAGATCACAGGATACCGCAACTACACCATCGGGCAACTCGAAGCGGCGGTGCGGATCCGGACCCTTGCCGGACTCGGCTTCTCTCTTGAAGAGATGAAGATCATCATCGATGGCGACGACGGCGTGGACGTGGTGGAGAGGCGCCTTGCCGCGGTGCGGCAGGAGATGGCGCACCTCAAGAAGATCGAGGAGGTCCTGCGTGTCAGGCCCTCCCTTCAGGAGTTGTTTGCAATGTCGCTGTCCGAACCAGTCATCAAGGAGATCCCCGCGGTGCGGGTGATCAGCAAGCGGGAGAGAGGAAGTTATGAGGACGTCTGTCACCGTCTCATCGAGGAACTGATGGCCACCATCTTCAGCCCGGAAAACCGGCGGAACGGCGTGCGGATCACCGGGCCGGTGATGATGCTCTGCCACGACGAGGAGTACAGGGAGACCGACGCCGACATCGAGGTCGCGGTCCCGGTCGCCGGTCGGGTCAGCGTCGGCGAAGGGGTGGAGGTGAAGACCCTCCCGCCGGTGCAGGTCGTCTCTGTCCTCTCTACCGGGCCGTATTACAGTCTCAACCTGGCCTACGGCAGGATCCTGGAGTATGCCGCGGCGCACGGCCTCGCCCTCCGTGGGCCAGACCGGGAACTCTACTACAACAGCCCGCACGAGGTCCCGCCTGAAGAACTCAGGACCGAGGTGCAGTACCCCGTCGTGCGGGCCGACTGA
- a CDS encoding C-GCAxxG-C-C family protein, which produces MSDRSDRAVQAFSGGLNCAQAVASAFADEFGLNEAVVRKLACGFGGGLAHTDRTCGAVSGAVLVLGLARGTPVPGDREGKERCYALVREFLRRFGDRHGSVDCTALLGYDLSDPRSLDAAREAGVFSVRCTLYVRDAVEILEDILQRS; this is translated from the coding sequence ATGTCTGATCGATCCGATCGGGCCGTACAGGCATTTTCCGGTGGTCTGAACTGCGCCCAGGCGGTCGCTTCTGCGTTTGCCGATGAGTTTGGCCTGAACGAGGCCGTGGTCAGGAAACTGGCGTGCGGTTTCGGCGGCGGCCTCGCCCACACGGACCGGACCTGCGGGGCGGTGAGCGGCGCCGTTCTCGTCCTCGGCCTGGCCCGCGGCACCCCCGTGCCCGGTGACAGGGAGGGGAAGGAGCGATGCTACGCACTGGTGCGGGAGTTTCTCCGCCGTTTCGGAGACCGCCACGGATCGGTGGACTGCACCGCTCTTCTGGGCTACGACCTCTCGGATCCACGGAGCCTTGACGCGGCCAGGGAGGCCGGAGTCTTTTCCGTGCGGTGCACCCTCTATGTTCGGGATGCGGTGGAGATCCTGGAAGATATCCTGCAAAGATCCTGA
- a CDS encoding protein-S-isoprenylcysteine O-methyltransferase — MTGMSVWTACYLGGLGIGTLIRAAYGRGLRERGAPDLGSDPLDTALMALSGLGLLAFPLLYAFTSLLSFADYRLPDVAGIAGVVIFAAALILFWRSHADLGENWSPFVTVAGGQRLVTGGVYRRIRHPMYLAHLLWALALPLILWNGVAGWTMLVAVVPLVLRRMPREEAMMLDHFGEDYRAYMARTGRLVPRLPG; from the coding sequence ATGACCGGGATGTCTGTCTGGACGGCGTGCTATCTTGGAGGCCTTGGCATCGGTACTCTCATCAGGGCCGCGTACGGCCGGGGCCTGCGGGAGAGGGGGGCCCCCGACCTCGGGTCAGACCCCCTCGATACGGCCCTCATGGCCCTGAGCGGCCTCGGCCTCCTCGCCTTCCCCCTTCTGTACGCCTTCACCTCCCTCCTCTCCTTTGCCGACTACCGCCTCCCCGACGTCGCCGGCATCGCCGGGGTCGTCATCTTTGCCGCCGCCCTCATCCTTTTCTGGCGTTCTCACGCCGACCTGGGGGAGAACTGGTCACCTTTCGTGACCGTCGCCGGCGGGCAGAGGCTCGTCACCGGCGGGGTCTACAGGCGTATCCGCCACCCGATGTACCTGGCGCACCTCCTCTGGGCGCTCGCCCTCCCCCTCATCCTCTGGAACGGCGTGGCCGGGTGGACGATGCTCGTCGCCGTCGTTCCCCTCGTCCTCCGCCGGATGCCGCGGGAGGAGGCGATGATGCTCGACCATTTCGGCGAGGACTATCGGGCATACATGGCGAGGACAGGACGGCTCGTTCCCCGCCTGCCGGGATAA
- a CDS encoding FmdE family protein produces MSNVRYILLIALLVALVPGTVFAGDATMDAIGSRAAAVAMDHLASAQGNENMLAMTDAGAVMFGNRTTERCLKGVTTVSGCSIGDGNLLMPQRSKFSPLWFFFYRKDTGEAVFLQVKPEAVEKSPEEIKALPPEDVFGIIAKERIDAEYLLANQSAWTGMLSKKVFGGNEFSLITIANMWADPRTPYDFLRAASFHNHLCPGVSSGYLISRYVEERLPIEGPSQSYKVIACPVWCKDDLFPVIWDATPGKNGLFVKDLSAAEKEALKKSTGGTDVAGIYVRWNASTNTGDGLVVGYNWSLSNELTGTADWKGDQALAKLVMDLKLIDYRDRPEEMVTTLSEFRCESPNDFAALASAGVNPLKVLGVEA; encoded by the coding sequence GTGTCAAATGTCAGATATATTCTCTTAATTGCCCTCCTTGTTGCACTGGTCCCCGGGACGGTGTTTGCCGGGGATGCGACGATGGACGCGATCGGTTCCCGGGCCGCGGCGGTAGCGATGGACCACCTTGCCTCCGCGCAGGGCAATGAAAACATGCTGGCCATGACCGATGCCGGTGCCGTCATGTTCGGAAACCGGACCACCGAACGGTGCTTGAAGGGCGTGACCACTGTCAGCGGCTGTAGTATCGGTGACGGCAACCTCCTGATGCCGCAGAGGAGCAAGTTCTCCCCCCTGTGGTTCTTCTTCTACAGGAAGGACACTGGTGAAGCAGTCTTCCTTCAGGTGAAGCCTGAAGCAGTGGAAAAATCCCCTGAAGAGATCAAGGCGCTTCCCCCCGAAGATGTCTTCGGCATCATCGCGAAGGAACGGATAGATGCCGAATACCTCCTTGCGAACCAGAGCGCATGGACGGGAATGCTGAGTAAGAAGGTCTTTGGCGGCAATGAGTTCAGTCTCATCACGATCGCCAATATGTGGGCCGACCCCCGCACCCCCTATGACTTCCTGAGGGCGGCCTCTTTCCACAATCACCTCTGTCCCGGCGTGAGCAGCGGATACCTGATCTCCCGGTACGTGGAAGAACGCCTGCCAATTGAAGGCCCCTCTCAGAGTTACAAGGTCATTGCCTGTCCTGTCTGGTGTAAGGACGATCTTTTCCCGGTAATCTGGGACGCCACCCCGGGCAAGAATGGCCTCTTCGTCAAGGATCTGAGCGCAGCCGAGAAGGAAGCGTTGAAGAAGAGCACCGGCGGGACCGATGTTGCCGGGATCTATGTTCGCTGGAACGCCTCGACCAACACCGGCGACGGCCTTGTGGTGGGCTACAACTGGAGCCTGAGCAATGAACTGACCGGCACCGCTGACTGGAAGGGGGATCAGGCACTGGCGAAGCTCGTGATGGACCTGAAACTGATCGACTACAGGGACCGGCCCGAAGAGATGGTGACGACCCTCAGCGAGTTCAGGTGCGAGAGCCCGAACGACTTTGCCGCGCTTGCGAGTGCCGGTGTCAACCCCCTGAAGGTTCTCGGTGTGGAGGCATAA